A window of Deinococcus sp. YIM 134068 genomic DNA:
CGGCCCTCGGCTCGGCGAAGGCGGGGGAACAGGCGGAGGCCGAACTGGACAAGGCGCGGGCGGAGGGTGTGACCCTGCTTGGGCGGGGGCTGGAGGGCTACCCGCCCGCGCTGGACGCCCTGGGGGACCCGCCGCCGGTCCTGTGGGTGCGCGGTGAGCTGCCCAGCTTCCCGGTCGTGCCCCGCGCCGTCGGCATCGTGGGAACGCGGGCGGCCAGCCCCCACGCCCTGAGCCTCACGCGCGCCGTGGCCGCCGACCTCGCGCGGGCGGGCGTGACCGTCGTGAGCGGCCTCGCGCGGGGCGTGGACACCGCCGCCCACGAGGCGAGCGTGGAGGCCGGGGGCGTCAGCGTCGGGGTCCTCGGCAGCGCCGTGAACCACATCTATCCGCGCGAGAACGAACGCCTCGCCGCGCGCCTCACCCTGATCAGCGAGTACCCGCTCGGCACTGGTCCGGCGCAGCACCACTTCCCGACGAGGAACCGCCTCATTGCGGCCCTGAGCGCGGGCACTCTCGTTGTGGAGGGCGAACTGAGGAGCGGCAGCCTGATCACCGCCACCCATGCCCTCGAATGCGGGCGCACCGTCTTCGCCGTGCCGGGCCGCGCCGGGGACCCCCGTGCCGCCGGTCCCCACCGCCTGCTCCGTGAGGGGGCCGTCCTCACCGAAAGCGCCGCCGACCTCCTCACCGAACTCGGCTGGGGCGAGGCTCCCGCCGCCCCCCTCCCCGACCTGCCGCCCGATCAGGCCCGCGTCCTCGCCGCGCTGACGGCCCCCGCCACCCTCGACGACCTGCACGCCGTGACGGGCCTGCCCCTGCCGGAGTTGCAGACGGCGCTGGTGATGCTGCACCTCATGGGGCTGGCCGAGGAGGTCGGGGGCCGCTGGGTGCGGCGGTAGGGGAGGGGAGACGATGCCGAGCAGCACCACCGGAACCAGCTTGGAGCGCCTCGCCGTGCGCGTCCTGCTGCGCCTTCAGGCCGAGCCGAACACGTACACCGCCCGCAGTCTCGCCCGCGTTTTGGGTGAGTCGCCCAACCGGGTCAACCGCGTCGTACAGGCCATTGAGGCGGAGATCGGCGTGGAACGCTCGGGACCGCACGGCACCCTGCGCGTCCTTCCGCCGGGGGAGGGGAGGGGCGAGGGCTAGAGCCTTCGGGCCTTTTCCTGGCGACTGGAAGCTGGCGACTGGCGACCCCTGCCCTACAAGTCGCTCGTCCCCGTCACACCGCCCCGCCCGTCCGTGATCAGGCCCTCCTCGTGCCCGCCCTCGGGGTCGAGCGGGGTGCCGGGAAGGTCGGGGGGAGTGTCACCCTCCTCGGGGGTCTCCGTGTCGTCCCCGAAGGCGGAGATGCCCTCGATGCTGCCCGCCTCGCCCGGTGCCCCCGCGTGCCCCGGCGTGTCCTCGGTGATGCCCGTCATACCGCCCGTCGCCAGCGATCCGTCGTCCGTCATCGCGCCACTCCTTTCAAAGCCGTACAACAAGTCCCTACAGTCAAGCTCCCCCAGCTTAGGGGCTGAAGGCACGCTCAGGCATGTTGGGGACCGTAATCCTTCTCCACACTGACGCGCGGCGGGCCGGGGAGTTGGACGCCCTCCCGCGCCTCGTCGAGCAGATCGTCCATCTGCCCGAGCAGCCCGACCGTCAGCGTTCCGCCCGTCCCGGTCAAGCCCGCCGCCGCCGGGTCGAGGACGACCGCCCAGCCACCACCCGGCCACTCCACCCGCGCCGTCAGCGCCTCGCCGCGTGTCAGGGCCGCGACCTCCAGATCGTCGAGGCGCACGCGGACACGACCGGAGGCGAAGCGGACCTTCAAGACGACCCTGCCATAGGGGACATGCTAGCGGCGTGGGATGCTGGGGCATGACCAAGACGACCTTGAGCGTCCTCGTGCTGGGTGGGACACAGTTTGTCGGGCGGCACATCGTGGAGGCGTTGCTGGCGGGCGGGCACCGAGTTAGCGTGTTCACGCGCGGGCGCACGCCGGACGAGTTGCCGGGCGAGGTCGAGCGGCTGCACGGCGACCGCGACGGCGGCACGGCGGGCCTCTCCGCGCTGGAGGGCCGGACCTGGGACGCCTGCGTGGACGTGAGCGGCTACATGCCCCGGCAGGTGCGCGCGAGCGCCGGGACGTTGCGGGAGCGGGTGGGCCGCTACGTGTTCGTCAGCACCGTGAGCGTGTACGCCGAGCAAAGCCGCCACCCCATCCGCGA
This region includes:
- the dprA gene encoding DNA-processing protein DprA — translated: MTAAVHTSASELRALLTLRFTPQLGPRRIESLRRHFGSAEAALRAPLTTLRAVPGLDAKSLAALGSAKAGEQAEAELDKARAEGVTLLGRGLEGYPPALDALGDPPPVLWVRGELPSFPVVPRAVGIVGTRAASPHALSLTRAVAADLARAGVTVVSGLARGVDTAAHEASVEAGGVSVGVLGSAVNHIYPRENERLAARLTLISEYPLGTGPAQHHFPTRNRLIAALSAGTLVVEGELRSGSLITATHALECGRTVFAVPGRAGDPRAAGPHRLLREGAVLTESAADLLTELGWGEAPAAPLPDLPPDQARVLAALTAPATLDDLHAVTGLPLPELQTALVMLHLMGLAEEVGGRWVRR